CAGAACATGGGTGATAAGGTCCATGCTCGAGAGGGAAACAGCCCAGATCGTCAGCTAAGGTCCCTAAATTTAGGTTAAGTGTGTAAGGATGTGGAATTGCACAGACAGCTAGGATGTTGGCTTAGAAGCAGCCACCATTTAAAGAGTGCGTAACAGCTCACTAGTCGAGTGATTCTGCGCCGAAAATGTACCGGGGCTAAACCTAATACCGAAGCTACGGATTGTATTTTTAATACAGTGATAGGGGAGCGTTCTAATTGTGATGAAGTCAGACTGTGAGGACTGGTGGAACGATTAGAAGTGATTATGCCGGCATGAGTAACGATTGAATGTGAGAATCATTCATACCGTTTGACCAAGGTTTCCTGGGCAAGGTTCGTCCACCCAGGGTTAGTCAGGACCTAAGGCGAGGCCGAAAGGCGTAGTCGATGGACAACAGGTTGATATTCCTGTACCTGCTAGTTAGTGATGGAGTGACGGAGAAAGGTAGTGTATCCCAGGTGATGGATGTCCTGGGTTAAGCACAAAGACGGCAACATAGGCAAATCCGTGTTGTATTAAACGTTGAAGTGTTATGAGGAGTGAACGGTTCGCCTAGTAACGAAGTACATGACCCTACGCTTCCAAGAAAAGCTTCTAACTTAATAACTAGTAGCCTGTACCTATAACGAACACACGTGGTCAAGGAGAAAATCCTAAGGTAAGCGAGATAACTGTAGCTAAGGAACTCTGCAAAATAACTCCGTAACTTCGGAAGAAGGAGTGCTCAACGCAAGTTGAGCCGCAGTGAAGAGGGAGGGGCAACTGTTTAGCAAAAACACAGCTCTCTGCTAAGTCGCAAGACGAAGTATAGGGGGTGACGCCTGCCCAGTGCCGGAAGGTTAAGAGGAGAAGTCAGCGCAAGCGAAGCTTCGAATTGAAGCCCCGGTGAACGGCGGCCGTAACTATAACGGTCCTAAGGTAGCGAAATTCCTTGTCAGGTAAGTTCTGACCCGCACGAAAGGCGTAATGATCCCTTCGCTGTCTCGGCTGCAGACTCGGTGAAATTTTAGTACCGGTGAAGATGCCGGTTACCCGCAACTAGACGGAAAGACCCCGTGGAGCTTTACTATAACTTGATATTGAAATTTGGTATAACGTGTAGAGGATAGGTGGGAGACTTTGAAGCTGGACCGCTAGGGCCAGTGGAGTCAACCTTGGAATACCACCCTCGTTATATTGGATTTCTAACTTCGACCCGTTATCCGGGTTAAGGACAGTGTCTGGTGGGTAGTTTGACTGGGGCGGTCGCCTCCTAAAATGTAACGGAGGCGCTCAAAGTTACACTCAGCATGGTTGGAAATCATGCATAGAGCGCAAAAGTATAAGTGTGATTGACTGTGAGACTTACAAGTCGAACAGGTACGAAAGTAGGATTTAGTGATCCGGCGGTCCCGAGTGGAAGGGCCGTCGCTCAACGGATAAAAGTTACCCCGGGGATAACAGGCTGATCTCCCCCAAGAGTTCACATCGACGGGGAGGTTTGGCACCTCGATGTCGGCTCATCGCATCCTGGAGCTGTAGTCGGTTCCAAGGGTTGGGCTGTTCGCCCATTAAAGCGGTACGCGAGCTGGGTTCAGAACGTCGTGAGACAGTTTGGTCCCTATCTGTTGTGGGCGTAGGAAAATTGAAGAGAGCTGTTCCTAGTACGAGAGGACCGGAATGGACACACCTCTGGTGCTCCTGTTGTCACGCCAGTGGCACAGCAGGGTAGCTATGTGTGGAACGGATAATCGCTGAAGGCATCTAAGCGAGAAGCCTCCTTTAAGATGAATTTTCCCATTTCTTTAGAATGTAAGATCCCTTATAGACTATGAGGTTGATAGGATGGATGTGTAAGTGTCGCGAGGCATTAAGCTAACCATTACTAATAGATCGAGAGAATTTTAGAAAAAAGAAGCAATTGAGTATGTAATCATCTAATATCCAGTTTTCAGAGAACAATTTAAAAAAAGATCTGGTGGTCATAGCGTAGAGGTCACACCTGTTCCCATACCGAACACAGAAGTTAAGCTCTACAGCGTCGACGATATTGCATTGTGAGAAAATAGAACGCTGCCAGTTTATGAAAGAATCCTTACGGATTCTTTTTTTATTTAATTATTGATTTTATTGTTTTATAAGAGTAATATCTTTCATAAATAGAAAGGAAGGCGAAATTCATGACAATTAATGAAATTCTAGATTTACAAATAAATACAGAGAAAGAAACACCTGTTTTTGCGAGTGAGGCGATAATTCAAATAACAATTATTTGTAAAGCATAAAAATTTTTATTTCTTGACTAATGTTTTTAGGCATTAGTCTTTTTATTCATGAATTTAACTTAAAAATGTATAGAAAAAAACGTGATTTAAATTATATTTATTATTTAAACCATAAAACTTTTAATAAAGTACCGAAATTAGGATGAAAGATACACTTATCAGCAAATTTAAAAAATTACAAAAAATTATTAAATATTACAAAAAAAATTTGTTTTAAATTTAATTTAAATTTTAAATATCAAACAAGTTATAAAAAAATTATTGAAGATTCACAAAAACATACAAATAAATTTTCAACAGGAAAATTTATAACTATTTATTGCTTAAATCAAAAGCAATTTATAAATATTATAAATATTTTATATTCAAAAACAAAAGAAATAGAAGGCCCTTTCATTTTTTCTGATAGAAGATTTAAAGATTCAAAATGTATTTACTACAGATATGGGATTTTAAAAGGTGAAAACTGTTATGTTTTCGGTGAAGAAAGATTAATAGAAATGAAAAAAAATCAATATTATTCTGAAAATCTAACAAAGCCTTTTTATTTAAATAAAAAAGATCCACTAGAAAGAGAGTACAAAAAATATAATTTTTACAAATTGAAAAAACTTAATAAGGAATATTTTATTAAAAATATCATTAAAGAAAATAATTCAGGTAATGTTTATATGGGTTATTTAGAAAATAAGAAAAAAATAATAATTAGAGAATTTAGACCAAATACACTTTTGGTGAAAAAAAATATAGATTCATTATATTTTGCTAAAAATCTTGAAAAAGTTCAATATAAATGTAATTTACTTAACAAAAGCATATCACCAAAATTAATTGATTCATTTTATGAATGAGAAAATTATTATATTATAGAGGAGTTTATTGAAGGTATAAATTTAAATCAATGAGTGATGACCAATAACCCATTTATATGTAACCAAAATAACCCATCAAATAAGGAAATTAAAAATTATGTTAGTAAATCTCTTGAAATATTTCAAAAAATAGTCAATAAGATTAAAATACTAAAGGATAATAAAATTATTCATGGAGATTTAAAATTAGATAATATAATGATAAAAAATGATGAACCAATATTAATTGATTTTGAATCATCAAATTTTTTGTATGATTTTAAGCCATATTTGAGAAATTTAGAACATAACTATTTTTATAAAAAACAAAGCTGCGATGAAATAAGTTTGCTTTTTATTTTATTAGACTTATTTGCCCCTTTTTCTTTTTTACTTCCTATGCAAAAAGAGATAAAAATTAATGAAAGATTATCTTATGTATGTAATCTTTTTAATATTGATATTCAAATCTTTGAGAGACTTATAAATAAGTTAAATAAAAGAACATTAAAAATTACTGACTTTAATTTTTCGACTTTATTTTTTAGAAAAAATAACAATAATATTCAAAAAAATAAAATAACACTAAAATATGAAACGAAAACAATGTGAACAAAAAAAACCAAGAAATTATTTAACCCTAAAAATGTATATAATATTCAATTAAATAATTATCAAACAAAATTTTGCAATTTATTTTTATTAAAAAATAATTTTTCAGAAAACACATTTAAAAGTAAATTTAATAATAAAATGCTTAAAGATTATAAAAAAGAAATAATGAAAAAAATAGATTTTCTATTATTTATTAAAGATTTTTCTTTTAAAAATGGATTATCTGGAATAGGTTTTTTTCTTTTAAAAATTTATAATAATGAAGATTTTCAATTAAATAAAATTGTAGAAAAAATTTATTACAGCGCTATTGCTGAAATTGAAAATATTTCAAATTTTTTTAATTTAACTTTCGATTTGGGCATTTCAGGAATTCTCTTTTTTATTTATCATTATGAAAAACAAAATAAATTAAAAAATAATTTTGATTTTTTAGAAATTATAAAAAAAATTGAAAATGAGTTAGTTAATAATTTAAAAAATGGATGCTATGTTACCAAAAATATAGCATCTCCTTATTTTGGTAATGGCACATCAGGAATTCTCTATATTTTGTCACTTTTTAATAAAAACAAAAAAAAGTTTTATTGTAATAAAATATTAGAAATTAATTTGCAGCTTTGCTCAAAAACAGATTTTTTATATGGATTACCAGGCATTTTATTTGTATTGTATAAATTAAGTGAAAGTAAAGCATCCTTATTAAAAATAAACGAAATAAAAAAAATTTTAAATACTTTAAAAGACAAAAATGGTTTTTTTAGAGCACAAGTTGAAAATGATCATAGTAACTATTTTTTAAATACACTAATTGGTCCTTACGTTCTTGAAATTATTTTAAAATAAATTTTTTAATTGTTATTTTATATTAAAAAGAGTATGATTTCCTTAATATAAAAAAATAAAAGGGGTGAATATATGAAAAATGTCTATGCAAAAAATAAAATGGGTATTCTATGGTTTTCTATTCTTGCTTTTATAGCTGCAGCAGCATTAGTATTTTCTGGATACGTTATTAGTTATTTAATAAATACAGCTGTTGATGTAGTCAATGGAGCATCAGAAAAAATGAATTTGCTTTTTATAGAAATTGGTGTTTGTGCTTTATCTTTTGGAATATGCTTATTATTTTCATACTTGCAAACTCAGCAAAAAAATAAAATAATTAAAGAATTTAATTTATATTTAAGAAATAAAGTCTCTAATAAAATTATAAATTTGGATTTAAAAGATTTGGATTCTAAAAATAAAGGAGATCTTATAAGTTGATTAACAAACGATATAAATCAAATAGAAAGTAAAAATTTTGAAAATATGTTTTTATTTATTGAAACATTTTTAACAGCATTTTTAGCAATAATAGCAATATTTTTATTAAATTGAATAACGGGATTAGTAACAATTTTATGTTTTATTATTCTACTAATTGTTCCTTCGCTTTTACAAAAATCCATGGTTAAAATAGTAAACAAAGTTTCGTTAAAACAAGAAGAATTTTCTTCAAAAGTTGAAGATGTAATTTCGGGATATAGAGAATTTTTATATAATGATAAAACAGAAATCTTTAGTGAAATAATCAGTCAAAAGAGTTTTGAACTAGAAACTTATAAACAAAAAAATAAAAATATTGAAAATTTACAGATAACTGGAATTAATTCAATTGGTGCTATTTGTCAAATTGGTCTTGTTATAATGACTGTTATATTAGCTTCATATAAAATAGCACCAATAGGATTAGTTTTTGCTGTTCCTCAATTGGCTGGAAATTTTTTAGGTAATGCGCAAAGATCGCTAGGAGCTTTTTTTGGCTTATTAGGAAGCAAAGAATTGTTTAAAAAATTCATTTTTAAAAATACAGAACTTAAGATCAATGAAATTGAGCCTTTTAACTCAATTAAAATTAAAAACTTAAATTTAAGTATTAATGAAAATAATTTATATAATAGTTTAAATTTTGAAATTAAAAAGGGTAAGAAATATTTAATTTCAGGTAGAAGTGGTGTGGGTAAAAGCACACTTATGAAAATTTTATTTGGCCTAATATCTGAATATGATGGTGAAATTCTTTGAAATAATGATTTAAATTTATTAAAAATTAGTAGCAAACAAATTTGAAATCAAATTTATTATGTTCAACAGGAAACAATTATTTTTGATGCAAGTTTTAAGGAAAATATTACTTTATTTGATTCGTCAATTAGTGATAAAGAAATTTTTAATATTGTTAAACTAGTTAATTTACAAGAGTTAGTATCAAAAAACAACAATATTTTATCATTTAAATGCAAAGATATTTCTAAAGGTGAAGCTCAAAGAATCGCAATAGGTAGAGCACTGTTATCAAATAAAAAAGTTATTTATTTAGATGAACCTACAGCTAGTTTAGATAAAAGTAATACTGAATTAATAGAGAATTTAATTCTAAAAAACTCTGATTTAACAGTTTTATTTATTTCACATACTTCTGATATTGAAAATCAAATGTTTGACAAGGTTATAAAGTTGTAATAGTGAAATGAAAGATCTTAAAAACAATTTTAAAAATACGAATTAAAAATGTAACTGCAACACTTATCAAAAAAATAATCTGATAGAAATTTCAGTTTCTTTGATACAAAAAAGCAACTTGCGACTGATTAAAGCCCAAAAAAGTTAGGATCAATAATTATAGAAACAATTTTAAATGAAAAACTATCTATAAAGTGTTAAAAAAGTTTGTTTCTTTTATAGCTAAAAAATTGAATAAAAATTGATCAACAATTTTCTGAGGAAATAAAAGAAATAGACCGCAATTATTTAGAAACCAAAGATGTGCAGTTTTCTTATAGACATTAACAATATTTGTTCATTAAAATGAAAGAAACAAATTAAAATAAAATCTAAAAGACTTACTTTTATCTAGATTTTGATGAAAAAAATTCAATAAATATGAGCATTGTCTATAAGAAATTTCAAAAATGAATTTAATTCCTATTACTTATAAACCTAAAAATATTAATCAAAGAAAAAATATTAGTCATTTTAATTGATTTAGTTATTAGCTGTAATATAGTTTGAAAATCATAATCATACTATTTAAAAGAGTTACCAGAGAAGGGTTTGCAATTAAAAATGGGAAATAAAACCATGAAGCATGCAAATAAAAAAATATGAATTAATTGCAAAAGAAAATTTAAATATTAAATCAATTACAAAAAACAATAGAAAAGAATTTAGTCTTTTGCATGAAGTTGTGCAAGAACTTAACCTATGACGTTATACATGTAGTACATATACCTCTTATGAAAAAGATACTAATGAAAACGTTAATAAATTAATCAAAGGATATTTACTTAAGAAAACTAATTTTAAAAGATTCTAATATAATTTAAATATTAAATGAAATAAATAAATTTTTTCATTTGCAAAATTCTGAACTACAAATCAGCTTATGAATTTTAGAAACATTCGCTTAGAAGCTCTGCACTTCCATTTTTAATATGTATTTGAAAATTATTTTAATGTTTATTTGATAAAATAATTAAATAGAAAAAGGAAAAGCATGAAATGAAAAAAATTATAGCATTTAGTGATTGTGATGGAACTTTATTATTTGATGACTACAAGTTTTCTGATTACACAATTAACACAGTTAAAAATATTTATGAAAATGGAAGTTATTTAATTCCAGTTACAGCCAGAACTTTAAAAAACTTAAAAAATATAGCAAAACAATTAAAAATTGATGAGCTTGGTGGTATTATTGCTGGTAATAATGGAGCTCAAATTTTTGATTTTAAAACTGGAAAATATATACTAAATAAAACAGTGGACAAAAACATTATTAATGAAGTATTTAATTTATATTACACAGAAGCTGATGAAGAAAAAGAATGTAAAGTTAATTTCGCTTCTGAAGAAATTGTATATTCATTTGGTGAATCAGAAAACACTAAGAAATGAGCAGAAATTATGGAACAACAATTTAAAGTTATTTCAAACTCAAATGAAATTGTAGAAGATATCGTAAGTATTTCTATAATAACTAAAAAAGGAACAGATTTAGATACTTATTTACATCATTTTAATAAAATAAAATCGAAATATGGAAATGACTACAGAATTGATAATTACCATAACAGAGTAATAAGTATTGCTCCAAAAGATATCGATAAAGGATATGCTGTTGAAATAATTAATAAATATTTAAACAATACAGGTCAATATGAAACTTATGGTTTTGGAGATAGTTACAATGATTTTTCTTTAATAGCAGCAGTTGATTACGGGATAGCTATGGAAAATGCATTAGATGAATTAAAAGAAACAGCTTATGATATTACTGAATACCCAAATTATCAAGACGGCGTAGCAAGATACATTAATGACAAAATTTTTAAAAAATAAAAATTTAAATAATATTTTAATCTTAGTAAAAAAGAAAAAGAATAGTGAATTTTAATGGTTGAAATTATAATACTTAGCTCTTTATACTTTATCCCGATTTTTAAATAGCGGATGAATCATATATATTAGAAATACTTATTTTGTAAAAAATAGGTATTTTTATTTATAATAGAACTATAGAGAATTTAAGAGGAAAAAATATGTACGCTTTTGATTATGAAGATATTCAACTTATACCAAACATGTGTGTTGTAAATTCAAGGAGTGAATGTAACACTTCTGTAACACTAGGGAAACATACTTTTAAAATGCCTGTTGTTCCAGCAAATATGGCAACAGTTATTAATGAAGAATTATCTGTTATGTTAGCAGAAAAAAACTATTTTTATGTAATGCATAGATTTGATTTTGATGCTGTTTCATTTATAAAAAAAATGAAAGAAAAGAAATTAATATCATCAATTAGTGTAGGTGTTAAAGAACAAGATTTTAAAATGATTAATGAATTAACTGAATTAAACTTAATACCAGATTATATAACTATTGATATTGCTCATGGACATGCAAATAGTGTAAAAGAAATGATTGAACACATTAGAACTAAAATGGGAGATCAAACTTTTATTATTGCTGGTAATGTTGCAACTCCACAAGCAGTAAGAGATTTAGAACACTGAGGAGCAGATGCAACAAAAGTTGGAGTAGGTCCAGGTAAAGTTTGCATCACTAAATTAAAAACAGGTTTTGGAACAGGTGGATGACAACTTGGAGCAATTAAATGATGCAGTAAAGCTGCAACAAAGCCAATCATTGCAGATGGGGGTTTAAGAGTTAATGGTGATATTGCTAAATCAATTAGATTTGGAGCTACAATGTGTATGATAGGAAGTTTATTTGCAGCTCATGAAGAATCGCCAGGAAAAAATGTAACAGTTGATGGTGTTTTATTTAAAGAGTACTATGGAAGTGCAAGTGAATATAACAAAGGTGAAAAAAGATACGTAGAAGGGAAAAAGGAACTTATTAAAATACGTGGTAAATTAATGGACACTTACAAAGAAATGGAAGAAGATTTACAATCATCTATTTCATATGCAGGTGGTAAAACATTAAAAGCTATTAAAAAAGTAGACTACGTAATTTTAAAGACAAGTAACTTTTAATTTTAAAAATGAATAATTTAACAAATAGTGAAGGATTAAATGAAAATATAAAAGTTATAACAAAACAAAAGTTAGGTATTAAAGAAATAGCAACTATATTTGATGTTTCTGAGCAAACAATAAGATTTTATGATTCAAAAGGCTTGCTGCCATTTTTTGAAAGAGAAGATAATAATTACAGATATACAACAGTTGAAAATTTGCAATGATTTAAAATGGTTTTCTTACTAAGATCTGCCGGAATGGAAATAAAAAACATAAGAGAATATATAAATTTATGTATGGAAGGTGATTCAACTGTTCCTCAAAGACTAAAAATCATTCAAAGCCAAAAAAAAGATTTAATTTCAAAAATCAAAGGCTTACAATCTGAGCTTGAATTGTTAACAAGCAAAGAAAAACATTATAAAAAAATTCTTGAAGAAAACATATTGGATGAATGAAATCCAGTTAATTTCGAAGAAATAATACAAAAAAAATTAAAATAACATTTTTTGCTTGCCCTATAGTTACTATAATGTTTTAAAATCAATTTATAATCATATAAAGGAGATTTTAAAATGAAAAATAAAGTATGATTCGTAACAGGAGCTGGCCAAGGAATTGGTTTAGTAGTTACAAAAGAATTATTAAAAAAAGGACATAAAGTTATTGCTACAAGTCGTAATAAAGATAAAATCAAAGACGCTATTGGAGATAATCAAAATTTATTAGCATTATCAGTTGATATTAAAGATTTAAAAGCTGTTGAAAAAGCAGTTGAAACAGGAGTTGAAAAATTTGGAGAAATTGATGTATTGTTAAACAATGCTGGTTACTCACAAATGTGAACTTTTGAAGAAACTGATATGGAAGATGTAAAAGGTAACATTGAAACTAATTTAATTGGTACTTTAAATGTAACACATGCAGTTATACCAGTAATGCGTAAACAAAAACATGGACATATTTACATTACATCATCAGCTTGAGGATATGGTACTGTTCCTTATAACAGTGTTTATGCTGTAGTTAAATTCGGTTTAGATGGATTTGCAGAATCAATTAGTCATGAATTAAAAACTGTGGGAATTAGTATTTCAAGTATTAAACCTGGAGGAGTAAGAACAAACTTCTTAACCTCAGATTCTTTACAAACAGGAAAATCAACAATTGAAGAATATGCAACTGGTAGAGACGAATGAGTTAACACAGTTAAATCATGAAATGGTTATCAAGATGGTAATCCTCAAAAATACGCAGAGTTTATTATTGGATTAACAGAAAATGATTCTGTTCCACCAATGCACATATTTGCAGGTAGAGATTCATATGAAATTGCTAAAAACAAAATTGCAGCAGTTCAAAAAGATATGGATAAATTAGAAAAACAAGCGACAAATTTACATTTTGAAAATTAATTAAAGGATATTAAAATAATGAAAAATAAAGTATGATTTATTACCGGAGCAAGTCAAGGATTTGGTCTAGGAATAACAAAAAAACTTTTAGAGCAAGGACACAAAGTTGCTGCTACA
The Mesoplasma entomophilum DNA segment above includes these coding regions:
- a CDS encoding GMP reductase, which encodes MYAFDYEDIQLIPNMCVVNSRSECNTSVTLGKHTFKMPVVPANMATVINEELSVMLAEKNYFYVMHRFDFDAVSFIKKMKEKKLISSISVGVKEQDFKMINELTELNLIPDYITIDIAHGHANSVKEMIEHIRTKMGDQTFIIAGNVATPQAVRDLEHWGADATKVGVGPGKVCITKLKTGFGTGGWQLGAIKWCSKAATKPIIADGGLRVNGDIAKSIRFGATMCMIGSLFAAHEESPGKNVTVDGVLFKEYYGSASEYNKGEKRYVEGKKELIKIRGKLMDTYKEMEEDLQSSISYAGGKTLKAIKKVDYVILKTSNF
- a CDS encoding MerR family transcriptional regulator, giving the protein MNNLTNSEGLNENIKVITKQKLGIKEIATIFDVSEQTIRFYDSKGLLPFFEREDNNYRYTTVENLQWFKMVFLLRSAGMEIKNIREYINLCMEGDSTVPQRLKIIQSQKKDLISKIKGLQSELELLTSKEKHYKKILEENILDEWNPVNFEEIIQKKLK
- a CDS encoding SDR family oxidoreductase → MKNKVWFVTGAGQGIGLVVTKELLKKGHKVIATSRNKDKIKDAIGDNQNLLALSVDIKDLKAVEKAVETGVEKFGEIDVLLNNAGYSQMWTFEETDMEDVKGNIETNLIGTLNVTHAVIPVMRKQKHGHIYITSSAWGYGTVPYNSVYAVVKFGLDGFAESISHELKTVGISISSIKPGGVRTNFLTSDSLQTGKSTIEEYATGRDEWVNTVKSWNGYQDGNPQKYAEFIIGLTENDSVPPMHIFAGRDSYEIAKNKIAAVQKDMDKLEKQATNLHFEN
- a CDS encoding ATP-binding cassette domain-containing protein gives rise to the protein MKNVYAKNKMGILWFSILAFIAAAALVFSGYVISYLINTAVDVVNGASEKMNLLFIEIGVCALSFGICLLFSYLQTQQKNKIIKEFNLYLRNKVSNKIINLDLKDLDSKNKGDLISWLTNDINQIESKNFENMFLFIETFLTAFLAIIAIFLLNWITGLVTILCFIILLIVPSLLQKSMVKIVNKVSLKQEEFSSKVEDVISGYREFLYNDKTEIFSEIISQKSFELETYKQKNKNIENLQITGINSIGAICQIGLVIMTVILASYKIAPIGLVFAVPQLAGNFLGNAQRSLGAFFGLLGSKELFKKFIFKNTELKINEIEPFNSIKIKNLNLSINENNLYNSLNFEIKKGKKYLISGRSGVGKSTLMKILFGLISEYDGEILWNNDLNLLKISSKQIWNQIYYVQQETIIFDASFKENITLFDSSISDKEIFNIVKLVNLQELVSKNNNILSFKCKDISKGEAQRIAIGRALLSNKKVIYLDEPTASLDKSNTELIENLILKNSDLTVLFISHTSDIENQMFDKVIKL
- a CDS encoding HAD family hydrolase, whose translation is MKKIIAFSDCDGTLLFDDYKFSDYTINTVKNIYENGSYLIPVTARTLKNLKNIAKQLKIDELGGIIAGNNGAQIFDFKTGKYILNKTVDKNIINEVFNLYYTEADEEKECKVNFASEEIVYSFGESENTKKWAEIMEQQFKVISNSNEIVEDIVSISIITKKGTDLDTYLHHFNKIKSKYGNDYRIDNYHNRVISIAPKDIDKGYAVEIINKYLNNTGQYETYGFGDSYNDFSLIAAVDYGIAMENALDELKETAYDITEYPNYQDGVARYINDKIFKK
- a CDS encoding class III lanthionine synthetase LanKC N-terminal domain-containing protein, yielding MYRKKRDLNYIYYLNHKTFNKVPKLGWKIHLSANLKNYKKLLNITKKICFKFNLNFKYQTSYKKIIEDSQKHTNKFSTGKFITIYCLNQKQFINIINILYSKTKEIEGPFIFSDRRFKDSKCIYYRYGILKGENCYVFGEERLIEMKKNQYYSENLTKPFYLNKKDPLEREYKKYNFYKLKKLNKEYFIKNIIKENNSGNVYMGYLENKKKIIIREFRPNTLLVKKNIDSLYFAKNLEKVQYKCNLLNKSISPKLIDSFYEWENYYIIEEFIEGINLNQWVMTNNPFICNQNNPSNKEIKNYVSKSLEIFQKIVNKIKILKDNKIIHGDLKLDNIMIKNDEPILIDFESSNFLYDFKPYLRNLEHNYFYKKQSCDEISLLFILLDLFAPFSFLLPMQKEIKINERLSYVCNLFNIDIQIFERLINKLNKRTLKITDFNFSTLFFRKNNNNIQKNKITLKYETKTMWTKKTKKLFNPKNVYNIQLNNYQTKFCNLFLLKNNFSENTFKSKFNNKMLKDYKKEIMKKIDFLLFIKDFSFKNGLSGIGFFLLKIYNNEDFQLNKIVEKIYYSAIAEIENISNFFNLTFDLGISGILFFIYHYEKQNKLKNNFDFLEIIKKIENELVNNLKNGCYVTKNIASPYFGNGTSGILYILSLFNKNKKKFYCNKILEINLQLCSKTDFLYGLPGILFVLYKLSESKASLLKINEIKKILNTLKDKNGFFRAQVENDHSNYFLNTLIGPYVLEIILK